Within Chroicocephalus ridibundus chromosome 11, bChrRid1.1, whole genome shotgun sequence, the genomic segment AAGGGGATGGCAAGGACCCCGAAATGCCATGCTGGAACTCTCCTTGGGGATATTAATGTGGGCTGGGGCTCCCCCGTGGGTGGGAGCAGCTGGGCCGCATTCCCTGCTGCACCCCGGGGATGGCAAGGCtaggagggggagaggggcagtGTGAATTATGGGGGGGGATGCAGTGAGTTTTACCATATTTGCGGTGTTTTTTCTAGAGGCCCAGTTCATGGACTGGGAAAAGAAGGTGGAAATTTCCTACTGCCCTGCAGATCACAAGGGTCTTCAAACCCCTCGGGAGGTACAGCgagtcgggggtggggggggcagggggaaactCAACACCTAGTGCTGCCACAAaagctggtggtgctggggaaggagtgTGGGGGGGTGCTGCTGGAAAGAGGAGGCAGAAAACACCAAAGAGAGGTGGCGCagcccccccagcgctgcctggcCTCCGGGCACAGCAGCCCTAACGGTGTAAAGGCCCTTCCAAAGGAGCAGGGCAGACCCTGCTGTCCCTGAGGGTGGGGAGCACCCCTGGCtcccggctggggctggcaggggaggagggatgcagtggggggcggaggggaggagggatgcagggatggagggagggattgaggggaagagggatggagggagggagagctggagggggggagggatgcagggatggagggagggattgaggggaggaaggaagttGCGGAGGAGGGATGCGGAGGGGAAGGACGGCGGGCTGGCGGTGCGGTTGGGTGGAGGACAGCACCATCGTGTGGCACAGCGGCTGCCTGGCcgcagggacggggacagcccggggagaggcggggggggctgcgatgcccaggctgctgcagcccctggcccACGCCCAAggccagccccgtgtcccccatccctgggacGGGGCATCACAGCCGGCatccccctgcctcagtttcccccaccgcagcaccctgcatccccagGCTCGGCCCCGGGAAGCCAGAGCAGCACGGCGTGGGGTGGGAGCAGCACCCCACCACTAACACCCCCCACCCTGTGGCCCTGGGGATCAGCCCCAAGGCCGGCTCTGAGCAGAGCTGGTGTGTCCCCAGGGGTTGGGGACAGGTTTGAggacagcaggaagggaagggttTGGGGACAGACAGACCAGGGGTGCAGGAAGTCATGGGTGCTGTCGCCTCAGTGCTGGGCAGAAGGGTCAGGTGGCtcctggggacagcagagctggTGGTGGCACACAGATAATGTCAGGCCCTCAGCTGTTCCCACAGGGACAACAGGACAGCCCCAGGCTCCCTGCACACCTTGCTGCCAGCACAGAACACAGCCCACCCCCAGTCCTCCCGCgagcccctgctcccccagcccagcagctgtgtCCCCGCTGTGACCATGCTGGTGGCACCACCAGAgcccaaaccccctccccagggcagggctttGCCCATGGAGCCCCTCTGGGCTGCCCACTCCACTGGGGACCCGCCACCGTCCACGGTCACAGCCGCAGGTGGAGCCAGcgcccggggaggcggcgggtggCCGAGTCCCAGACCACgctggcccccagccccgccggcgccGAGGCTCCCTGGCACCTCAGGGACCGGACACACCTCCGGCGGAGCGGAGACGGGGGCTGGGGCTTTCCCTTTTTAGCTCCCAGGCTCGCCAGTGCCAGCCACACTGCAGGACGACGGCCGGCAGCCCCTCCGCGGCGATGGAGAGGGCTCCAAACCTGGTAGGTGACTGCACCAGGGTTGcgccttgttttccttctttaatataATTACTTGCACGCTTGTTTAcctgggtttgtttgctttggagaTGCATGCTGTGGCCCATCGCTCCCACGCCTGCCATGGCCGGGATGCAACAGCCTTGGAGAGCAAAGCCGGGACAGTCCAACCGGACAGTCCGGCACCGAAGGGGGAAAACAGCCCCGGCTGAGGGGTCCCTGCCCGGGACACCGCACGGCCGTGGGAAGAGCTGCGGgatggcaggcagggctgcgggacagcaggcagggtgctgggctggctgCGGGGACACGAATAGCAGGGAACAGGACTACAGAAAGCAACTTTGTTCGCCGCTGGGCAGCCTGCCGGGTGTCAGCACACGGGAACTCGGCCCTGCGAGGccggagggagaaggaaaggaaaaagcatctttctttctctctcaccgTCCTCGGAgcacagagggagggagaggagggtttgGATAAAGATCCCATTCTTGACTGTCTcatctctaaagctctttttagACCAGAGGCTGCCCAGGTACAGCCCGAGCTGAGGGTGTACCCATCCCTCCCAGCACACAGCCACCTCGGGGTGGGCAGGGAAGGGACCAGGCACAGCTCGGGCAGGGGGACTTTGGGCAATGCAAATTGCCAGCTGCAACCAGGGTGAGGGGCTTTGCAGCCACACGCATCACCTGGGTCTTGGGCTAGGGGCTCACCATGACCCTGTGCCCACCACCCCTGCAAACTTCCCTTGTGTGCTTCCACGGTCTTGCCCGCAGGGATAGAGTTGCCCTTTAGGGGTTGCGTGTGCCACCCCAAAGTCATTGTGGTCCTGCCATGTCCCAGTGACCCATGGGAAGTGGGAGACCTCCcctcccatcccagccctgcagcccggGCAGCCACATACCAaccatcctcctccttccttagCTTCTCCTCTGCATCTTCACCTTTGCCATGGTCCTAGTCCCTGAAGCAAAGGACCAAAACAAGGCAGcgaagggcaggagaaggggccCGACGCGGCCCCCCAcggccacccctgccctggcctGGGCCCCGGACGACTCCTACACCTCCATGGCAGACTACGAGCGCAGCATCCAGGACATGGTGCGCCAGCTGAGGAACGGCTCTGAGCCGGGAGACACCAAGTGCCAGGTCAACCTGCGGCTCTGGAGGTCCAACCGGAGGAGCCTGTCCCCCTGGGCCTACAGGTGAGCTTGGggcagggaccctggggacatGCACAGTGGCTCCGTGCTAGCAAGCACCATggcagccacagctccagcaTCATgaggctgcaggggctgctggggggtgtGATGCGACACAACACCCCGTTTCACCCCCAGAGGCATTGCCCTG encodes:
- the IL17B gene encoding interleukin-17B translates to MERAPNLLLLCIFTFAMVLVPEAKDQNKAAKGRRRGPTRPPTATPALAWAPDDSYTSMADYERSIQDMVRQLRNGSEPGDTKCQVNLRLWRSNRRSLSPWAYSINHDATRIPADIPEARCLCTGCINPFTMQEDRTMASIPIYSRLPVRRLLCQVPGEVGHKPSGKKKCHKKYQTVMETIAVGCTCIF